The region TTAGTGTTTCTATGTTAGAATAAAAAAAGAAAAATAAATAGCTAAATCAACATAGAAATAAACTAGAAAAGGAATTTGATAGAGGAGGATAAAAATGAAAAGTAGTCCAGTTTTTACAAAAAAATACTTAATTGTTAATGAAGTGTTAAATGCGGTCACTCATGGAATAGGTGTGGGTTTAAGTGTAGCTGGTTTAATTGTCTTGATCTTGAAAGGTGTGCAATCTGGATCGACACTAGAATTAGTTTCATACTGTATTTTTGGAGCGTCGCTTATTCTGCTTTATTTATGTTCCACTCTTTATCATAGTCTAATTTTTACTCCTGCTAGAAAATTATTTAAAATTTTTGATCATAGCAGTATTTATATTTTGATTGCTGGAAGTTATACGCCGTTGTGCTTGATTACAGTTGGAGGCACAAAAGGCTGGGCACTTTTCTATACCGTGTGGCTGATCGCTTTTTTAGGTGTTATCTACAAAAGTATTTGGGTAGAAAAGTTTAAAAATATTTCCACTTTGTTGTATATCGGTATGGGATGGTTGTGTTTGGTTGCTATTAAAGAACTGTATATAGGTTTAGGTACGAGCGGCTTTGCTTTATTGTTAGCAGGAGGTTTGTCTTTTACGATCGGTGCAGCTTTTTATAGTATGCGTTCAGTGAAATTTATGCATGTTTTATGGCATCTATTTGTAATGGCGGGCACAGCATTTATTTACTTTACTGTCTTATTACACGCTTAAAATGATGTTTATTCAAAAGCCTTAAGTCGTTCTCTTGATAGGGAAATGCTTTAAGGCTTTTTCTTTTAGCAAAAGCAACACGCTGTAAATTGACAGCTTTAATTTAGCAAGCTAAACTGAAACCAATAGAACGAATAAATAATAAGGGTATTATTTAGGAAAAGGAGGAGGAAAATAAAATGAAAAAAGCAGGAGCAGCTATTTTTCTAGCAATGGTTATGTTTACTTTAGCGGCGTGTAGCGGCGGGAAAGAGTCGAATGATCCATCATCTACTAGTAGTTCACAAAAAATGAGTGCAACAGCAACCGGAGAATTAGCTACATTAGACAGTGCTCTATATAGTGATGTCACAAGTTCTGATGCGATTGGGCAAATTTTTGAAGGATTGTATCGAATTGATAGCGAAAATAATCCGGAATTAGGTTTAGCAGAAAGTGATCCTATAGTTAATGATGCAGGCACCGTCTATACTTTTAAATTAAGAAATACGTCATGGTCAAACGGCGATCCACTGACAGCCGAAGACTTTGTTTACGCTTTTCAAAAAGTAGTGGATCCTGAAAATGGATCACCGAGCTCAAATCAAATGGATATTTTTAAAAATGCTGCTGCCATTCGTAATGGTGAAATGGATTTGAATGAATTAGGGGTGAAAGCTCTTGATGAAAAGACATTAGAGCTAACATTAGAAAATCCGATTACTTATTTGCCTAAATTATTGACCGGTACACCTTTCTTCCCGCAAAATAAAGCATTTGCAACCGAACAAGGACAAAAATATGGAACCAATAGTGATACCATAACTTCTAACGGACCTTTTATCATTTCTAAATGGAACGGCACAAACTTAAAATGGACCTTCACAAAAAATCCTGATTATTGGGATGCAAAAAATGTCAAAATGGAACAAATCGACATAGAAGTAATTAAAGAAACCAGTACTGGCGTAAATCTATTTGAAAATGGCGACGTTCAATACACTACATTAGCCAATGAATACGCCAAACAGTATAAAGATTCAGCAGACTACCAGACTCAATTAAAGTTTTTATACGGATATCTTTCCTATAACGAAAAACGGGAAGCGACAGGAAATGTACATTTACGCAAAGCTCTTTCTTTAGCTGTGAATAAAGAAGCCTTCACAAAGACCATTTTAAATGATGGTTCTGAAGCACTAAATGGGATCATTCCAGCAAATTATGCTAATAATCCAGAAACTCATGAAGATTTCCGAACTGAGAATGGTGATTTCTTAGCTTATGATGTGGAAGCTGCTCAAACAGAGTGGAAAAAAGCCCAAGAAGAATTAGGTATTTCTGAAATTGATTTAGAACTATTGACTTCTGATACCGAAGCTTCTAAAAAGACAGGAGAATATTTACAAGCTCAATTTGAACAAAATTTACCAGGAGTTTCCGTTCATTTGCGTAATGTTCCATTGAAGAATCGACTTGAATTAACGAATAAAGGCGAATTTGACATGGCTTTTTCAACGTGGACACCAGATTATGAAGATCCCATCAATTTCTTGGAAATTTATCAATCTACTAGCGGATTAAATTCTAGCGGATATGTTAGTGAAGCCTACGATCAAGGGATTGAAGAAATTCGCTCTACACTTGCACTTAAACCATTAGACCGTTGGGAAAAAATGTTGGAACTTGAGCAGCTGCTGATTGAAAAAGATGCTGTCATTACGCCCATTTACCAAGGAGCTCAAGCTTATTTACTCGCACCAGAAGTTAAAGGATTAGTGATATTGCCTTTAGGTCGTACAGTATCTTACCGAATGGCTTCGATTGAAGACTAAAAATAGAAAAACAAAAAGAGAGAAGTTTTCTTCTGCTCTTTTTTTGTTTGTTATAAAAAGAAAATATTTTCTTTTTATTTATATTGACGAAAATATTTTCGTGGAGTAGAATAAAGCCAACATAAAGTTGTTTAATAAAAGGAGCGAAAAAAATGAAGACATTCTTTGAAAAAGCACAGCAGTTCGGAAAATCTTTTATGTTACCGATTGCAATTTTACCAGCAGCAGGATTATTATTAGGGATCGGTGGTGCATTATCTAATCCCAACACCATTAGTGCTTATCCCATTTTAGACGTTAGTTGGCTACAAGCGATCTTTACTGTAATGAGTAGTGCAGGAAATATTGTTTTTGCCAATTTACCGGTTATTTTTGCAGTTGGAGTAGCGGTTGGGTTAGCGCGTAATGATAAAGGGACAGCAGCTTTAGCAGCGTTGATCGGCTATCTAGTTATGCACTCGACAACAAATGCTATTTTAGGAATCACAGACAATTTAGTTACTGAAGATTTAGCAGCTGTTGGGCAAGGAGTCACATTAGGGATTCAAACGTTAGAATCAGGTGTTTTTGGCGGTTTGGTAATCGGAATAATGGCTTCTTGGCTGCACAATCGTTACTATAAAATTGAATTGCCTCAATATCTCGGGTTCTTTGGCGGTTCACGTTTTGTACCGATCGTAACGTCATTTGGTGCCATTATTTTGGGAACCGTTATGTATTTCGTTTGGCCATTGTTTCAAAATGTTATCTTTAGTATTGGTGATGTCGTTAATGCAACTGGTTATATCGGTACTTTTTTCTATGGGTTTATTTTGCGTCTATTAGGACCATTTGGATTACACCATATCTTCTATCTGCCTTTTTGGCAAACAGCATTAGGCGGAACTTTAGAAGTTGGAGGTCACTTAGTTCAAGGAACACAAAATATTTTCTTTGCTCAATTAGCTGACCCTTCAACCACTCAATTCTTTGAAGGAACTTCTCGCTTTATGTCTGGACGCTTTATTACTATGATGTTTGGATTAGCGGGAGCTGCTTATGCAATTTATAAAACGGCTAAACCTGAAAATAAAAAAGTTGTTGGCGGCCTCATGTTATCTGCTGCTTTAACTTCTTTCTTAACAGGGATCACTGAACCGCTTGAATTTTCATTTTTATTTATAGCACCAGCTCTATATGTAGTTCATGCCTTCTTTGATGGTTTAGCTTTTATGTTAGCTCATATTTTTCAAATTACGATTGGTCAAACGTTCTCTGGCGGACTGATTGACTTCCTGCTTTTCGGGGTTTTACAAGGTAACGCTAAAACTCATTGGATGACGGTTA is a window of Carnobacterium mobile DSM 4848 DNA encoding:
- a CDS encoding peptide ABC transporter substrate-binding protein translates to MKKAGAAIFLAMVMFTLAACSGGKESNDPSSTSSSQKMSATATGELATLDSALYSDVTSSDAIGQIFEGLYRIDSENNPELGLAESDPIVNDAGTVYTFKLRNTSWSNGDPLTAEDFVYAFQKVVDPENGSPSSNQMDIFKNAAAIRNGEMDLNELGVKALDEKTLELTLENPITYLPKLLTGTPFFPQNKAFATEQGQKYGTNSDTITSNGPFIISKWNGTNLKWTFTKNPDYWDAKNVKMEQIDIEVIKETSTGVNLFENGDVQYTTLANEYAKQYKDSADYQTQLKFLYGYLSYNEKREATGNVHLRKALSLAVNKEAFTKTILNDGSEALNGIIPANYANNPETHEDFRTENGDFLAYDVEAAQTEWKKAQEELGISEIDLELLTSDTEASKKTGEYLQAQFEQNLPGVSVHLRNVPLKNRLELTNKGEFDMAFSTWTPDYEDPINFLEIYQSTSGLNSSGYVSEAYDQGIEEIRSTLALKPLDRWEKMLELEQLLIEKDAVITPIYQGAQAYLLAPEVKGLVILPLGRTVSYRMASIED
- the trhA gene encoding PAQR family membrane homeostasis protein TrhA, which gives rise to MKSSPVFTKKYLIVNEVLNAVTHGIGVGLSVAGLIVLILKGVQSGSTLELVSYCIFGASLILLYLCSTLYHSLIFTPARKLFKIFDHSSIYILIAGSYTPLCLITVGGTKGWALFYTVWLIAFLGVIYKSIWVEKFKNISTLLYIGMGWLCLVAIKELYIGLGTSGFALLLAGGLSFTIGAAFYSMRSVKFMHVLWHLFVMAGTAFIYFTVLLHA
- the ptsG gene encoding glucose-specific PTS transporter subunit IIBC, with the protein product MKTFFEKAQQFGKSFMLPIAILPAAGLLLGIGGALSNPNTISAYPILDVSWLQAIFTVMSSAGNIVFANLPVIFAVGVAVGLARNDKGTAALAALIGYLVMHSTTNAILGITDNLVTEDLAAVGQGVTLGIQTLESGVFGGLVIGIMASWLHNRYYKIELPQYLGFFGGSRFVPIVTSFGAIILGTVMYFVWPLFQNVIFSIGDVVNATGYIGTFFYGFILRLLGPFGLHHIFYLPFWQTALGGTLEVGGHLVQGTQNIFFAQLADPSTTQFFEGTSRFMSGRFITMMFGLAGAAYAIYKTAKPENKKVVGGLMLSAALTSFLTGITEPLEFSFLFIAPALYVVHAFFDGLAFMLAHIFQITIGQTFSGGLIDFLLFGVLQGNAKTHWMTVILIGVVWFFLYYFTFKFLILKFNFKTPGRTDELEVAEKREKPEGRALNIINALGGEENLVNVDNCATRLRVTVKDGTKVNEPALKETGSKGVLVKGNGVQVIYGPQVTVIKNEVTELLGDE